From the Anoplolepis gracilipes chromosome 15, ASM4749672v1, whole genome shotgun sequence genome, the window CTCTTCACGCTAATGGACACTGTGTCGCCTGTGGTGGTTGCTGAAAAACGCCTAAAAATTCCAATTACGGTGAATTGGAAGATCGATCGTGACGTTTCACCTGAGAAAAATACTGCGTGTTGTTGGAATGCCGTAGTCTGGAATCCGAATCCTCGCCATCCTGAGAAAGAAAATACACGAGTTTGGTTAAAAAACCACCTCGCCCAAAAATCTAATCCTACTTACATCGCTTTCGATGTCAATGTCTCGATCATCATCGctcattcttatttatttatcaggtGTCCAAACGTTATCGTAGAAAGCCAGTTCAGACCCAGTTTCAGCACCGCTTGTCCTCGGTATAAAATCGGTCACGTGACAAGAAACGAGGAGTATCTGATAAAGGACGAGTCAACAAACGTACTGCTCAAGATTGCGTACGAATCCGTCATTTGGCCATAAATCACAAGAACACAAGATatgcatttttgtttttaaaccTTTGGCCTTTGACTATAAGTATGATTCAGATTGGTTGTCAAATAAAAGCGCCATCAGTGACCAAGAACTAAAAATTAGATACAGTTTATGCTTGTAATTTAAAGGGAGATAATAGGTATAAAttgcgaataaaattaaatatgccaGTTTATTGTTTTGTAAAAGAGTGTAATAGCACTCGttataaaaatcatgaaaagtatgagaatatataagttttttcaagtacgtaatataaaatttaatatacattactttgaagcttttataattaattactataatagtTATAGCCGTTCCAATCATAttacaaaagttaataattaatataaacattaataataacaataataataacaataatgagTTTATATAATCGttatttacattatgtaatgtgtacatatatagctttgaattaaagaatttgaaaaagaataaaaagaatttgtaaaataataacatcgtaataaataatataaataatattaaataatataaaagaatttttaaaaatgtagctGATGATGATTTGTATTTCGCGCGCAAAATGCGAGTGACCAAATGAGAACACTATGTTCGCGTCATGATTGGAGGCTCTCAAAGTCTTCAAACATGGCGTAGCCAATCAAGATCGTCGACAGCGATTCATTCctctattctatttttttgcattgtaCACACTAAAAATTACTATACTTTGTACACACATGAAAATATtcgaatacaaaaatataactttacgagaaaaaaaaacactgtctttgtaacaataaaaaaattataaagctgTGATAGGCGacgaaataaataactttaaaaggctaaaagtttaaatagaatttttaaaattcacatTCATTGCTGTTcggtatataatacaatttttaaaatataatttttttcaatctttttgcAAAAGAGACACAGAAGCATTCTTTTGAAAGAGCATGAGCACAAGTAAgtcttgattaattaaaagtggactgaaaaaatagataaaaaatcttgatgcataaacaatatgtaataataaaacatcaatataatgattgataacaatttataaaacttaaaaatatttttaattgttagcACGACCCACAATGAAACCAGGGTGGTCTGCAATTGGTAAATCTGTTCAATCAAAAGCCTATCTTAGTACCGTATCTCTTTTACCAGGACACAAGGGTAGCTTATCCTTTCGTATAGCCAAAGGTGGTTTCAAGgtattgcaaattaaattcaaataaaattcctCAACATAAATCTTATATGTAACTATTTGTGCAactctatatttaattacataaaaaataatgataaaggaataaaaatattatatatactcaatttattaaaaaaaaaaagttactatATTAATTACGGTGacgtgttatatatatatgcaatatattaaatataaaaaaagtaatgaaaattatttgtttcagattccaaaatatcaaaatacttACCGTCTCGAGccttacaaatttttcaagtgCGAAACCgttgatttaatattgatcGATGTGATGCAGAATTATTTAACTGGTTTAAAATATCATCCTGAGATTTGTATGCGAATCTGTCAAAAAATGTCAGCAGAAGTGCGTGACAAAATTGgcagaaaatattatgatcGGTAATCCATCAATCAAACAATCAATCACGAATCATGATATgcatcttaaatttatatctgtaaatttctctttcctccttttcacaaatttaatCAGAAATAATTCACgaacattcaaataaaatcaaattaatttatcaagctTAGAGagcgaaattaataattatattttgatatattatatatttcaattttctaaattagtatataatataaaaattttgaataattattaatcatttgcAAATGTGCGCGGAATCCATTTCTCATCCGAGCAATTCCTTTCTTCTTGTTTCCAGATACAAAGTTGTAATTATCATGTCGATCGTTCAGAAATTTGGACAAGACGTGAATATCGGTTTTAGCAAATTGTGGGACGTTCAGACTGACACTTATTCGACCCACGTGATCGAGACTCCGGAATTCGCCGCGATGGGCCTTGTCGTGGCAACTTATTACGAAtgaactaatttttaaaaaactcgaTGAAGCTGTGTCAATTTGATAATGATGAACAAAAAAGTCCTGGAACATATTAACATCAAATTAAACAAAGATAAGGagcgtttaaaaaattaaatacaaacattcaaataaaattaaacaaggatattaaaagaaaactgTACTGTAGATCGGCTCGATTCAATGTTCGATGATGCATTATTGGAGAAAGGATCAATGATCCGTGATACAAACTAGATCACGTGTTTCACGTtttctttattgttattaaattaatatatatatatcattcgtatatatatattcttttatatatttatatatttatatatgtgtatgtatataacagCGACAAGTACAATGTATagttatgattattaataataatcgtaaTCGAAGGGCACCAATGACTATAGTGAGAACTGAGGACGAGGTAATCATCGTAATGATATTAACAACGACAATCATAAAAATGGGCGTGATAATGTGGCGAAtgtgatgataataataatgttatctcgatctttaattttaatacagtcGTATATTCCCTTAAAGTCCGtccttaatatttatatcgcgcTTTTATTGATACAGGgatacagaaaaataataccGCGCGGCCGTGGTGGAATGTTCTTAagtcgtatataatatacatatatatatatatatatatgcatatatgtataatatttatataaaagaggcGCGGGAGCgcctaattaattaattaattaattacaagccAGCGCCGCCGCGCCGGCGCTCGTTTTATTTACACCGCAAAAATGATAAGCAAATTAAGAAAGAAGACAAGACCGACTGATAAATTCATCATACGCGAAATCGAATCGCTAATCTTCGAAATCACAGTTCTCGACAAGGGAaagtaatatgaaatatttatactcgCCTCTGCTTATCAAGATGCAACTGtttaacttgtcaaaattttataaatatttccaaattttataaatattttcaaatggtGAACCGATGATTGAGAAAGACCATTACATGTAGAATATTAAGAGatcatacaaaaatatctgtCTTAAGTGGACAGTAAATTCAACCGTTGTCTCGTAGGCCGAAACAGAAaagtggaaataaaaaaaaaaaaaaaaataaataaaaaaaaaaaaaaaaagaaaaagtttgaaaaataaatggaaaaagcTTCAAGTGACGTCTCTGAAAGTCAAGTTTGGccatttaattgaatttctgATTTCGAAGATTGGGGATCTAATTACGCAGAAGAGAATCTCTCCGTGAAATTTCCCCTGAAAATTCGCCGAACACGTTTCACGGGGTGTTTTTCTTCATAATAATCGAAATTCACTTCGTAGAGTTTTTACTTACAATCCTACCTGCCGATCAATTTTACACGCACGAGCTGCACTATGTAGATCCTTGGTCCATTTTTGACGCATACGTTTATTTACAAGGTGGAACGCGGCAGCGGTGGTTCGCCGCATCGCTAAAAATGGCAAGTCAACCGCGCGATCGGAGATTTTATCAAGAGCAaatgtaaagataaattttccatttccCTCTTacgcttatatataaaagaaaatatcatattttatatacatatatgtaataaaacaatatttgtatttttaacgtGAGgcaatatgcaaatttttagtGTGATAAGCACGAGATTCTTCACCTGTAAATTAagatttgcataataaaaaatacataaagatTCGTTTTTTACTCCTCAATTTTTCAATGCTATAAATATTcgatattaagaaattaaagaactaaaaagttttatatatatatatatatatatatatatatatatatatatatatatatattgtatatatatatatatatatatatatacaaatatatatttatagaggCCAATCTCTCTTTTAACGATTgccatttttatcaatttttcagtGAAAATAATGCACATCAAGATTTCGTTCAAGAAGAAAAGATTCTATTATGCAAAATAGAACTTCTTAAAATTCCTCCGTCTTCTCtcgaaaaaaattctcattctcctgtgtacaatatataattcaaaatctattaaaactatttaaaacaatcattgtaaaatatagacaatattatcaaaaacatTAATGATCTGCTACTTTTCTTAATTTGGCTTCTTATAGTATGGCTCATGTCAGTGACAGTAGGCGATTCCTGAAACAATCCATGTAATGAATTCCATCAAAAATTTCATGTTACACAGCCGTAAACtacatcaaattaattatgcaaaatatattcgatCGCGCAAATCGCCCGCAATTTTTGGCTTCTACAACAACCATAACCGAGATGAAAACgccttttcttttccctttttctctttttctctctcattcattccctttctttctctttctctctttctctttttctcacacATCACACACATCACAcacttacacatatatacacacacactcttTCTCTGTCGCTTCCGCAAGAGAAGGCGAGACATTCCACCTCGCCGTGATCGGTATGGAATTATCGAAAGTTCTCAATTTATCTATCTCCGTcgtgtatacatgtatgtgtatatacgaTTGTTCGTACGTTCGTGTATACTGTTTGCGTGTATCGTGTGTTTGTTGCATGCTATTATCTGTATATGAcacatttacaataataacaatacgTTGCTCATCATCGACGATTCACCTTAACTCGCGTATGTAtacgtttaatatttatatatatatatatatatatatatatatatatatatatatatatatatatataattcgaaaaaaagtttataatagggcGGTGGATCACCCcaaacacacacgcgcacacttACACAGagctttcttcttctttctctcttttcctttcagTGCGATCATTAAATCATAAATCACAAAATGCACAAATGGTTTAGATTAGCGAGCGATAACAATGTCAATTATAATTGGTACGTGTGATACGCTTGCAATTGGCATTTTCCATAAAGCTACATTTGCATTCCGCACGTATATGTATTGGTATATTCGTAATATAATCATTTGAATTTTCGTATGCAAATTACGAAATATCATAGATAGATGATGAACTCATCAAtctattgaattattttggaaaaacTAAAAGCGATTATAATCGCAAATTTACttcgtttatttaatattcactttatttattgaatattattctgtttaaaattgtatttgctTGCAATATATGCTTTCTCgctatttaaaatagatttgaGTGACTGAACGAATAATGTATTTCTGCTTATTTTGATCTGATTACAGCTAAATTTTGTAGACTtgcaaaattgatttatacaaGACAGTTTCTGtaacaaaatgatatatatatatatatatatatatatatatatatatatatatatatatatgtatattgttgcaataaaaattaaattgaatgaaattgttaacaaaattagattaaaatcaactccgacaaaaaaatttaattattcatgtcacatagatataaaaaaaagaagttctTATTACTAAAATGAAATGCTAATAGCATCTGATCTTTTCCtctatttctaaataaaaaaaacttatatagatttcttaaattaaatcagcAAATCATCTCGCGCACATGTTATATGTCGtgtatctgtttttttttccaccgCCTCTCTTAACTACTCCCTCACATTATcgcaaatatgtatttacagACTTCGAAATTGATTAAGAATTCTGATATTCGCgccttcctttctctctttccctttctctcactctctcacgccattataaaaaattgattcgttTCACCTTAAATCGTTAACACTTTCCTTCCGCCTCCTCTGCCTCGGACTATCCCTTCCCTCCTATTTTCGATAAGGAGCGTATCCTCTGGATACCAATCAGACATCTCACTGTTATTTTTCACATTCCATATTTTGT encodes:
- the LOC140674163 gene encoding dynein light chain Tctex-type 5-like codes for the protein MSTTRPTMKPGWSAIGKSVQSKAYLSTVSLLPGHKGSLSFRIAKGGFKIPKYQNTYRLEPYKFFKCETVDLILIDVMQNYLTGLKYHPEICMRICQKMSAEVRDKIGRKYYDRYKVVIIMSIVQKFGQDVNIGFSKLWDVQTDTYSTHVIETPEFAAMGLVVATYYE